One window from the genome of Coffea eugenioides isolate CCC68of unplaced genomic scaffold, Ceug_1.0 ScVebR1_164;HRSCAF=670, whole genome shotgun sequence encodes:
- the LOC113755689 gene encoding acetylajmalan esterase-like, whose amino-acid sequence MAGFMNVEKAGELGRLYHLDKIYQLGDSISDTGNLVLESPHGSGFLFTRPPYGETTFGKPTGRCSNGLLMVDYFATAFGLPYLEPYKKAHANFKHGVNFAVAGATALSEEALKAKNITNPATNSSLSVQLEWMASHFNSTCHTKEGCWKMLRNALFFVGEIGGNDYNYGFVQRKTLDELTGLVPDVVQSITDAVRRVIGFGARRVIIPGNFPIGCLPIYLSSFHTNNSAAYDEKHCLKDLNNFAEIHNEVLKASINVLKKEYPYVDIVYGDYYNAYLWLLSHAKRLRFDRNSLQKACCGSGSGPYNFDPRKMCGAEGVSACPNPDKYISWDGIHSTQRSYKYITGYLLRSILPQMRMFHL is encoded by the exons ATGGCCGGTTTTATGAATGTTGAAAAAGCAGGTGAACTGGGAAGGCTGTATCACCTTGACAAGATATATCAGCTCGGTGACTCAATTTCTGATACTGGAAACCTTGTTTTAGAGAGTCCCCATGGCAGTGGTTTCTTGTTCACTAGACCCCCTTATGGCGAGACAACGTTTGGAAAACCTACTGGTCGATGTTCTAATGGGCTCCTCATGGTTGACTATTTCG CAACAGCATTTGGTCTTCCATACCTCGAACCTTACAAGAAAGCTCATGCAAACTTCAAACATGGGGTAAACTTTGCTGTTGCTGGAGCTACTGCTCTATCAGAAGAGGCATTGAAAGCTAAAAACATTACAAATCCAGCAACCAATAGTTCCCTTAGCGTGCAATTGGAATGGATGGCTTCCCACTTCAACTCCACTTGTCACACCAAAGAAG GATGTTGGAAAATGCTCAGAAATGCCCTTTTCTTTGTTGGTGAGATTGGAGGCAATGACTATAACTATGGCTTCGTTCAAAGAAAAACCTTGGACGAGTTAACTGGTTTAGTGCCAGATGTTGTCCAAAGTATTACAGATGCTGTTCGG AGAGTCATTGGTTTTGGGGCAAGACGAGTTATTATCCCTGGTAACTTCCCAATTGGTTGTCTACCAATTTATCTCAGTAGCTTCCACACCAATAACTCAGCAGCATATGATGAAAAACACTGTCTCAAGGACTTAAACAACTTCGCTGAAATTCACAATGAAGTTCTAAAAGCATCAATCAACGTGTTGAAGAAAGAATATCCCTATGTCGACATTGTCTATGGTGACTACTACAACGCCTACTTGTGGCTCCTGTCTCATGCCAAGCGTCTAC GATTTGATAGAAATTCTTTACAAAAGGCTTGTTGTGGAAGTGGATCAGGGCCATACAATTTTGATCCTCGAAAGATGTGTGGGGCGGAAGGAGTTTCTGCATGTCCTAACCCTGATAAATACATAAGCTGGGATGGAATTCATTCAACACAACGATCATATAAGTACATTACAGGATATTTGTTGCGCTCCATCTTGCCTCAAATGAGGATGTTTCATCTTTGA
- the LOC113755687 gene encoding zinc finger MYM-type protein 1-like: MANRTIDSFFKKRRLEPSGSGEIPCPLRDSSPKHQTKKFCRAESLEFDISSIERDLGKRKSIWEYLEHQRDEVRRAYIKFGPYQPELPIESMVVDKKGRHFLFSWLQLQVSIDAAKWCAFQAVAFRGHDESLDSNNRGNFIELIKHVSSYNEKVAAVVLDNAPQNASYTSPTIQKEILSIWSIKIQKHIREEISDSKFSILVDEAQDRSKREQMAIVLRFVDKQGYIRERFFDIVHVHETNSLTLKKEICDVLSRHNLSVQNIRGQGYDGASNMRGEWNGLQALFIQECPYAYYIHCFAHRLQLTLVATSQEVIPVEQFFTNLSLLINLVSSSCKRVDQLRVARAARIAELIAIDELETGRGQNQMGTLKRPGTTRWGSHFSSICSLFTEYEDICSVLIDVINYGNTSTQRSEANRVYDFMTSFDFVLVMHMMRDILGFAQVLSQALQCKSQDILNALKLVSVTKDRLQSYRDNGWNELFTNVKTFCDARNIEMPDMNVIYKAGRGRIRKQNDPITMEHHYRIDVFLATVDSQILEMKNRFKEDVIELLILSSALHPKDNFQAFNIEQICQLANKFYSADFTDQEKLHFRTQLELFQIEFSCNSQLQNLSSLQELCQVLAKTRKSMCYTLIDRLIRLILTLPVSTATTERAFSAMKIIKTCLRSRMEEDFLANSMIMYIEKEIARTFDVNSIIDDFDKIKSRRAQFHMSHTVK, from the exons ATGGCCAACAGGACAATTGAttcttttttcaagaaaagacGTCTAGAACCAAGTGGAAGTGGTGAAATTCCTTGTCCTCTTCGTGATTCTTCTCCTAAGCATCAAACAAAGAAATTTTGTAGAGCTGAATCATTAGAGTTTGATATTTCATCCATAGAACGTGatcttggaaagagaaaatccATTTGGGAATATCTAGAGCATCAAAGGGATGAGGTACGGAGAGCATATATTAAGTTTGGGCCATACCAACCTGAGCTTCCGATTGAATCAATGGTTGTTGACAAGAAGGGCCGacatttccttttctcttg GTTGCAACTTCAAGTTTCCATAGATGCTGCAAAATGGTGTGCATTTCAAGCGGTGGCTTTTAGGGGTCATGATGAAAGTTTAGATTCTAACAATCGAGGAAATTTTATTGAGTTGATCAAGCATGTGTCTTCTTATAATGAAAAAGTGGCTGCTGTGGTTCTTGATAATGCTCCTCAAAATGCATCTTATACTTCTCCTACGATCCAAAAGGAGATATTGTCCATTTGGTCGATCAAGATACAAAAGCATATTCGAGAGGAGATTagtgattcaaaattttctatacTTGTTGATGAGGCTCAAGATAGATCAAAAAGAGAGCAAATGGCTATTGTTCTTAGATTTGTGGACAAGCAAGGCTATATTCGAGAGAGATTTTTTGACATTGTTCATGTGCACGAAACCAATTCCTTGACTTTGAAGAAGGAGATATGTGATGTCCTTTCTCGCCATAATCTTAGTGTGCAAAACATTCGTGGCCAAGGATATGATGGAGCTAGTAACATGCGTGGAGAATGGAATGGACTGCAAGCATTATTTATTCAGGAGTGCCCCTATGCATATTATATTCACTGTTTTGCTCATCGACTGCAATTAACATTGGTAGCAACATCTCAAGAGGTAATTCCTGTGGAACAATTCTTTACAAACTTATCTCTTCTTATAAATTTAGTTTCATCTTCTTGCAAACGGGTGGACCAACTTAGAGTTGCTAGAGCTGCTAGAATTGCTGAATTGATTGCTATTGATGAACTTGAGACTGGTAGGGGTCAGAATCAGATGGGTACCTTAAAACGGCCAGGGACTACAAGATGGGGGTCTCATTTTAGTTCTATCTGTAGCTTATTCACAGAATATGAAGACATTTGCTCTGTCCTAATTGATGTTATCAATTATGGAAATACATCAACTCAAAGAAGTGAAGCTAACAGAGTTTATGATTTCATGACATCCTTTGATTTTGTTCTTGTTATGCATATGATGAGGGACATTTTAGGATTTGCACAAGTACTTTCTCAAGCTTTACAATGCAAATCTCAAGATATTTTGAATGCCCTTAAATTGGTTTCAGTAACAAAGGATCGACTTCAAAGTTACAGAGATAATGGATGGAATGAATTGTTCACCAATGTAAAGACATTTTGTGATGCACGAAATATAGAGATGCCTGATATGAATGTCATTTATAAAGCAGGTCGAGGAAGAATTCGAAAACAAAATGATCCAATTACCATGGAGCATCACTACAGGATTGATGTGTTTTTGGCAACGGTTGATTCTCAAATACTTGAAATGAAGAATAGGTTTAAGGAAGATGTAATAGAGTTGCTTATTCTTAGTTCAGCATTGCACCCCAAAGATAATTTTCAGGCTTTCAATATTGAACAAATTTGTCAACTTGCAAACAAGTTTTATTCAGCTGACTTCACAGATCAAGAGAAGTTACACTTCAGAACTCAATTAGAGCTTTTCCAGATTGAGTTTTCCTGTAATTCTCAGCTTCAAAATTTGTCATCACTTCAGGAGTTGTGCCAAGTGTTAGCGAAGACAAGAAAGTCAATGTGCTATACTCTTATTGATAGATTGATTCGTCTTATTTTGACTCTTCCTGTTTCAACAGCTACAACAGAGCGTGCATTTTCTGCTATGAAAATCATCAAGACTTGTTTGCGTTCTAGGATGGAGGAAGACTTTCTTGCCAACTCTATGATAATGTATATTGAGAAAGAAATTGCTAGAACTTTTGATGTAAATTCAATCATTGATGactttgataaaattaaaagtcGTCGTGCACAATTTCATATGTCTCACACAGTCAAATAG